The genomic interval TCTTCAGGCATGCTGCCACTGCACAGTGCCAATGTTGTTAGCAGGTGTCATCATTAGCACATTCATAAATGACAACATGTTCTCAAATTACCTGTCTGGTAAGAGGCACATGTAGCATACATACACGGTTGCGTAAGTAAATGAATAAACAAAAAGTATGGCTACAAACACCCACtgaacaccctccctcctctctctctctatctctctctctatcacgtGCTGCGTACGTCAGCCCCTTTGCTTCAGGTACCCAAGGAGCTGTTCTCCTACAGGCGCACCTCCTTATCGACGCCTTCAGTCAAGTTTTCTTGCAGGGGATGACTTATCTCATTTCCATTCACCACCTGCAATTTCTTAAAAGCATGTCCAGACTTTTTGAAGAGGGATTTCATTTTCTCTGAGAGCAATCTTTAGCAGCTCTGAACAGGCATCAAAGGTGAGTGTTAAAATTCTACTGAGCTACAAACATTTCTCAAATTACATTATACAGTAATGGTAGTCTTGAACAAAGTTGGTTGCTTTTTCTGAGCCGACAATTAAGAACCATTATTTCGAATTAAGTTCAAGAAGTAAGCAAAAAGATACAATGAAGAATGCTTTTTATTTTAATTAGCTAACATccttcacatacactacatgaccaacagtatgtaggcacctgctcgtcgaacatctcattccaaaatcatgggcattagtatggagttgaatccctctttgctgctataacagcctccattcttatgggaaggctttccactaggtactggaacatttctgcggggacttgcttcaattcagccacaagagcattagtaaggtcgggcactgatgttgggtgattaggcctggctcgcagtcggcattccaattcatcacaaaggtgtttgatggggttgaggtcagggctctgtgcaggccagtcaagttattccacaccagtggaggctgctgaagggaggacggctcataataatggccagaaTACAGTTGTGTAAAAATAGtttaaagtactacttcagtagttttttttagggtatctgtgctttactattaatatttttatattacttcactacattcctaaagaaaattatcaatacattttccctgacacccaaagtacTTAAAAagtgtctaattcacacacttatcaagagaacatccctggtaatcCCTAATGCCtatgatctggcagactcactaaacacatgcttcgtttgtaaatgatatgTCTGAGAGTTGGAGCTTgcacctggctatccataaataatgTTAGAAAATGTGgccatctgctttgcttaatataaggaatttgaaattatgtgTACTTATACTTTTGCTatgtaagtatattttagcaattacatttacttttgctacttaagtatatttaaaaccaaatacttttactcagttagtattttactgggtcaatttcacttttaatttagtcattttctattaaggtatctttacttttactcaaggatgacaattgagtactttttccaccactcccAGAATGTAATTAAAAATGTAATTGAATTTATGGCTTTAAGTCAAGACAATCATGCAAAACAGAAATCTCTTGTGAGGCTTTACTGAGATGTCTGTCATCATTTGAAAGATTTTACATCACCTCATGTAGAATTAGGATTACTAGCAAGAAATTATTTAGCAGAAagtattatactgtaatataaaTGGTTGCTGTGTTTCTCTAGGTGATGTATTTCTATCTGTATGGAATGAAGTCTCTCAGACATATGCAAACGATGTGCCGACATTACCAGTGATCCTGTCCTCTCTACTCCCACTTACTACAAGCCCCTACTCTGAAATGGAGAAGTACTGCCTGGATTCTCTTTCCAACATCTCAGAACAGCATGGCATGTTCTGTAACATCACGTTTCTAAATGTTACAGGAAATGACACTGGAACCAAGTCCATTGAGGACAAACTACTGGAAGTCCTAGGGCCGAAGCGCTCCCCCGTCTTTCTCCCTATCTCCCTGGTTTACCTGCTCATCTTCCTCCTGGGCGTGTCTGGCAACCTGCTCACATGCACAGTGATATCCAAACACAAGAAGATGTGCACCCCCACCAACCTGTACCTGTTCAGCCTGGCTGTGTCAGACCTCCTGGTGCTCTTCTTCGGGATGCCCCTGGAGATCTACGACCTGTGTCAGAACTACCCCTTCCCCTTCGGAGAGGGAGTCTGCTACTTCAAGATTTTCCTCTTCGAGACTGTCTGCTTCGCCTCCATCCTCAATGTGACAGTGCTGAGTGTGGAGAGGTATATCGCAGTGGTCCATCCACTAAAAACACGCTATGTTGCCACCAACAAGCATGCCAAGCATGTCATCAGTGCTGTATGGGTGCTGTCCCTGGTTTGTGCCATCCCTAACACCTCCTTGCATGGCATCTACTACTTGAATCTCCCGGAGAAGGTGGCAGAGTCAGCCATATGCAGTTTGATAGGTTCCCCGTGGATCTACAACCTGGTGATTCTTATCACCACCGCATGCTTCTACATTGTTCCTGTGACGGTGATCAGCGGGCTGTACCTGGGGATTGGCATCAAGCTGGGCAGGGAGCGACACCTCTCCCGGGGGACGATGAGGAAGAACTGTAGTACTAACATCAGCTGGGTAATCCATGTGGAGCGAGTGCGCAGGAGACAAGTCACCAAGATGCTTGGTGAGTTCTGCATCCCATTTCCATGTCTAACCATTGTCACAGTCACAAGCATCACTACTATGGTAAACATAACTTAGACTTTCAACTGAAAAAAAATATTGAGGGAGGGATTTTTACATCTGTACCCCAGTACGACCCACGTAACCACAGTGAAACGTTACTCTGTGATAAGGTATGTGCTGCTGCTGCAGGAAGCGGGGCATTGCCTAGGCAACCAATGACTTGtttgctacaacaccttgcttgttCAGGAAGGTGCAACAAAGTTTCATCACGTTGTAATGAGTCCATGTTACCACGGAAACAAACTCAACCGCTCGAATGCTCGGCTGTCccgtcttcagtcagctgttcgtTCCACAAAAATTGGTCAGCCAAGTGACCGCGGTCACCGTTATAATCTTTTGAATAGCAAAaagaacaacaaaaaacacataaTTTATGACTcacattttctcctctcctccgctcctggCGGCATTGGACCACATGGGAAGGGGACGTTTTCAACTAAAATCACAGATTTTCACAAATCACTGAAAGCAGTTCAGCCAAAGCAATAAGAACACACACAATGTACTTTTTGTTGTATTCTAACTGGATTTTAGCTCGCGTCCAaatatacagtcaggtccaaaattattggcacccttgataaagaagaGCAAAAAAGTCTGTATAAAATGAATAATACCAATACTGAACTATATTGAGGTATATTGTATGCTCACCACTGGTGgacgtggccaaagagctctattttcatgtcatctgaccattaGCACTGGCTCCAATCCAAGCACCAATGCCGTTTAGCAAAATCCAGgcgtttacatttgttggatgacatgaaaatagagctctttggccacataCTCCAGTGGTGGGTCTAACGTTGAAAAGAGGAATCATATGTGAAACCCCATACCTATTGTAAattatggtggtggatctttgatgttatgggtctATTTTCGTCCACTGGTCCTGGGGAACTTGTTCAGGTcaatggcatcatgaactttacccagtatcaggacattttagccaaaaaccttgttgcctctgccaggagactGAAACTTGGATCTTCCttcaagacaataaccccaagcacgtATCAACATCTACAAagaatggttaattgaccacaaaatcaacattgtGCAATGGCCAACTTAGTCTCCAAACTTGAGCCCCATTGGGAGCCTATGGTTTGAGTTGAAGAGGGCACCCCATAAGCCCAGACAAAGGAAATTAAGAATctgaatggtctaagatccctcccaatgtatTCTCGCTCAGTGCCGTTATCCTTACACACAGTGGTGTCAGTTCAGCTAAAAGTAGGATATGGCAAAGTGGGTTGGCCAGCAAGATCTGTTAGATGATCTCATTTTAATTCAGGGAAATGATTAAGCAAGTCTGATAGTGAGAGGTGGAAATTGATTATACCAGAGGCAGGTAGGCTACAGGTAAGGATTAGAGATGCAGACAGAGAATGATGATGAAGGCCTACAGCAGGAGGGTAACAACATTCACCCCAAATATGAAGTTATTAATGATTTGCATTATCTCAATTATCATTCTGTCACTGTATGACAATGCACATTTATTGCCGACAATTGTTATTGTCTTTGAAGCCAAAAACAGGACATGTATTTTGGGGAAATACTCTAAATAGCAAGGTGTTAAGTTGTGTTTATTTCCATACCAATACATGAAACCATCATTTCACTCGCCTACTGGGAAAATTAATGAAAGACCTACAGCTAACACAACCTATATTTTAATagcaataaaatatattttggtttcaaATGGTAACCAAAAAGGAGGGCTCCCCCACCTCCCAATTCAACTAACCTGTGGCTATCAGATTACAACAAGGATTACAAGGCCGAGCTCAAATGCCAACATTACATTCATTCAAAGCAATGGGCACACTGCCTAAAAGGCTGACCGGCAAAGCAAATTGGCACTGTCTCTGCTTTCTAAAAGTAAGAGAAAAGGGCAGCAGGCTGGCAGCTGCTCTCTGAGCGATGCTCCGCATGATCCTAAAGCCAACCAATTAATATGCTaatctgaaattgcattttaatTGAGATTGAATGATTTGAATCTACTTTTTTTTGCTAACTTTACATTTTTGGTCTTGAGGTAGGGTTTGGCAACTGCCATACCCTACCATACCCAACTGATGCCCCTGATAGCAAGATaaggtattgaaaggtattgaaaacaggggtgccaataattttgacccctagattaaaataaaaaaataaaaaaataaaataaaaatacttgttgaacaaaatctctttctctgaggcacaataataatatacaaatatatattttatcatACAATATTTCttagtaggggagagtgggataAGTTCCGCCATTTCTTATAATCAGCATCACTCTGTCAAAGGAAAtctagtattctttctaacaaagatgcctacgtatatttcaggatgttgtgtatccctggaaataatcagaattcaagTAAACATtgcagttttgaaaacatagcttgtccataAAACATGGTCTCTTGTCACAACTTAATCCCGGGTATGGAGTAAGTTGAACTGTTTCTTTACTGAATTATTGCACTTTTTTAAAACACTTTAAACATAGACCAGGCATTGTTGTTACTGTACTTCATAACCCAgagataatgccttgcattacacctgggaagaaaacacATACATTTGCTCTACTTGCccaaccattggctcaacttacccaaaggcaaacattttgaccacacagctacaaggatgcactttcatgctatgtttaggacctcatattgaaattatgtttaggacctcatattgaaattatgtttaggacctcatattgaaattatgtttaggacctcatattgaaattatgtttaggacctcatatcgaacacattgggaattcaacaaacttctggTTGACTTTTTGAATGGATGACtaaaggttgaaatctcattgatcaatgtctcaaccaaatattacccacattTCCACGTTGAAATTATGTAGTGTGCCTAGTTGGAAGTATCATCAAACCTCTAACTGATAATATTTTTGGGAGACCTAACTTGCTCAACTCAACCGCACAAATTCCCAGCCGTCCAGTTTTCAATCAGCGATTAATTCTCCAAAAACAAAAAGCAAAcccttttctttttttacatttatgaCTGTTATTTTATTTCATGACAGCTTTCATCCATAGTCATCGGTTACACGATTACACGttaattgtgccagccctagcCCTACATTGTCTCAGTTTCTCGAGGACCAAGTTTTGCAGGGAACAGTGAAAAGGATTCCCACCCTGACTGTTGTtgcccccttttctctctctctacacatcaCTTAATTCATCCTTCCTCTATGTCTCGCTTCCCCCTTACTGTCTTACTCCTATTTTCACTGTCTGTTGTAATGTAGCTGTGGTCGTGCTGGTGTTTGCCATCTGCTGGGCACCTTTCCACATTGACCGGCTCCTGTGGAGCTGCATCATGCAGTGGTCTGTCTGGACAGACCTCAACCAAGCTGTGTACCAGTGTGTGCACCTCCTTTCAGGCATCCTCTTCTACCTCAGCTCTGCAGTCAACCCCGTTATCTATAACCTGCTCTCCACACGCTTCCGGGAATGCTTCTGGGATCTCGTCTGCACCCATACAGAAGACACCACTGCTGGAAAAGACTCCACACCCTCCGCCAAGATCCTGCTGGTCCCCTCGGGCCCAGTTCCTAAAATCCAGGCCAGGCCCAGTGACCACAACTCCCTCACTCCCCTGTTATCTCCAACTGGGAACACAGAGATCACAACACTGACAAGTAAACATTCTTGCGTGGTAGACTCTGACTTCACTGCTACGGCTTTCTAATTTTGTTTAATATTTAATGCAGCGATGTAGACTCGAATCACGTGACTTGGACTCCAGTACTACTATTTTGCCACTTAGACTTGACAAAAAGAAAAAACACTTAATTTCCTGTTAAATTCTGTTATTACACCGTGAACatacactgagcgtacaaaagctattttcatgacatagactgaccaggtggatCCAGGAGAAAGATATGACCCTTTATAGATGCACCAACAAGTGCGGAAAGGCAAGGGGAAAAATAGAGCGCTGTCCTATATTTTCAATGCTTGTCGCTTGAAAATATGAGCTCTGAGCTTGAGTTTCTGTGAATGTTTATTCTCAGCCATCCACAGATCTCTCAATGTGCATACAGTGGGTAGGGGAAAAACAACAACACTTTATTGTAATTGGAGATTTCATAATGTAAGTCAAACTGTAGTTGTACTATCAACAGTAGCTGTACATCCTCATTTGGATGGTCTTTCTATTAGTAATGATGATACAAAAAACATTAAGTTCATGATCTGTGAAGTTTAATATGTAGGCCTATGTACTGTACTAGTAGGTCTTGCGTAAGGAAAACAGTAAATATCCTGATTTAAAAAATTGCTTTGAAATTGGTATAAAACAAATTGGTATAAAATTGGTATAAAAATAGATActttggggcctcccgggtggcgcagtggtctagggcactgcatcgcagtgctaactgcgccaccagagtctctgggttcgcgcccaggctctgtcgcagccggccgcgaccgtgaggtccgtggggcgacgcacaattggctagcgtcgtccgggttagggtgggtttgaccggtagggatatccttgtctcatcacgctccagcgactcctgtggcgggccgggcgcagtgcgcgctaaccaagggggacaggtacacggtgtttcctccgacacattggtgcggctggcttccgggttggaggagcgctgtgttaaagaagcagtgcggctaggttgggttgtgcttcggaggacgcatggctttcgaccttcgtctctcccgagcccgtacgggagttgtagcgatgagacaagatagtaattactagcgattggataccacgagaaaaggggataaaattaaaaaaagaaaaaaagaaagaaaaaaaattgatACTTTGGTATTTTGGCAATCTACCTCCCAGAGTCacatgaactcgtggataccattttccAGTAGGAAgtaagttagaggtagttttgtgagccaatgctagctagcattagcacaatgactggaagtcaatTGGTATCTGCTaaatgctagttagcaattgcactAGTGCCAGCAATTTGTTTTTATATATCTAtgacgctagttagcaacttccttcaaactgcacgcaaaGATATACAAATGGtctccacaagttcatctgactctggggaagtagatacaaTGCCTCATtaccaaaatcctgaagtatcccttgaACTATTGACTCAAACCCCCAAATTAGGGACTTGTGACTTGACCTGATCTCTGGAACTTGAGATTTGAGATTTGCCCATTATTACTTGAAACTTGACTTGAGACTCTGAAGGATAAGACTAGAGACTTGCTTAGGACTTCCTAAATTGTGACTTGGTCCCATGTCTAGTTTAATGTGTAGTGGATATGATGCCCTCTGTTAGGAGGTGGATTTGACTAATAAGCAGATGATACGTTGTGCACAATTGGATAAGTAAATATTTCATGAGGTGATATGTGAACTTGTTATTGAAGCAGCACAAATCCTCATAGCATAAAGATTTATCTGAAAACAACTGATTTAGGGGTATGTAAATGAGAGACTTGGTTGCACTTGATAATTAACTCTAATGATTGATTATCCCATATTAACCTTTGTGATATTGACTTATGTGAACTGCAGTTATGTATTCATAACCACTTACTCCTGCCCCTTAATTTATTGTGTATGTCAACACTTCCCCATGTGTATTTCTCCTTGTCAAATAATTGAATGTACATATGTAGCACAGCTGTCCTTCGACTTAGAAATTGTATGTAATTTCGTGTAAATCAATATTTATTGCCTTTCTGTGAACAACAGCAAAACCCGAATGTATTGCTTGGTGATTTTTTCAGGAATTGCATTGTTTTCTAGCTGTTATTGATTGCTTTATTTGCTTGCACCTACGGTATGTAGTCTCTGTAAATTTCAGACTGAGATTATGTCCGTTGACCGATGCCCAACATAACTGCATAAAGACTATTGAGTATCCATGTAATCAGTTCCAATGAGTTGATATAGCTTTTTCTTACTAAACATATTTATGTTGCTTGACATTCATTTGATGTTTGAAATATTCAAATAAAAGGTTTTCACCAATGTGTTAGCAGACATTTTATTTTGTTTCTACATTATCTTCTCATCCTTTCCAGAACCTGTAGTCATTTCACTAGGTGTGCCTGTCTTACATGTAAAGCAGATACTGCAGCTGCAGTTTAAAATGTCTGAAACAGAAAGAGCATTATGATGATAATGTATCGTATGAGTCTCTTGGGGaccccaacaacaacaccaacaggtAGTCTGTTAGATTCTCAAAGTGTGAGTGGCAGTATAATGGGAAGGCTAACACAGTGTTCTTGTAGTGTCTAAAAATGCAGAGAAATCAGCATGAGAGACAATTAAAGCACTTCAAGCATTTGACCATAGATTCTTTAAAGCCTCCTGGCAGCCTCTATGGATTAATTGTTATTATCTACAAAACAAATTAGCTTTGAATGCCACATAAAATCCACTGGAAGGAAGATAATGAAGGCCATTTCCTGCCTGCGtttatgaatcaaatcaaatcaagtttattttatattgcccttcgtacatcagctaatatctcgaagtgctgtacagaaacccagcctaaaaccccaaacagcaagcaatgcaggtgtagaagcacggcatATTGACAGCATATTGAAGAGCTCCATCGCTTGTGTGTGCTAACATTATGGATCTGGGTCCGTGGTCGGATCACATGGAGCTATCGAAATGGGTCCCTATCAGGGGATATCTTTAGATGACACGTTTTGATATTATACAGAATACATATCATTTCCAATGCATATTTTGAGTTTTGTGGATATGCACCATATTCTGACAAATTCTGAATACAGATGTGTCTTATAGACAAATATCATTTGGCCAGATATGGATTCATTCAATATCCTGAGAAGAGTGACATACAATTTTGTCTCTTCATGTTAACAGATACTGACTGTGTTtaaacaatacagtatatacatatataatttggctgtatgtatttttagacgtaggcctactgtaaatgtgTATTGTTGTTGCTTCACCATCTTTattgcaaaaataaatacaagtaCAAACAGAATATAGCTTCTgtcaatattacacaggtaagctaaTAGTTACAGAAATCAGGAATGCAGAAAGGCTCTATCTATCTGAGCTACTGTGTCCAACAAACCACCACCTGTTGTTATGTTGGGCACCGACTGACCAAAAAGGATCTTATTATGACCgtttctgtgtgggtggaccatttcagtttgtaagtgatgtgtacgccgaggaattaTTGTAGAAGCACCTCCTCTaagagtatgaattaggctgtttgagaaggtttgaatcctaatcAACCTGCCCACACATACTGTAGTTTGAAGTACAATgccaacatagctactgtagtagaccaagctgtgtgctggaaaaccgTTGTAGAGCATGTGTGGAAGAGGCATTGTGGTGCTcgtgaatttcctttcttttttgaCCTCAGACGGATGCCTATTCGCACTTAAAATGTAGTTTGTTGATTTTAATATGTACATACACTACCGCTCAAAAGATTGGGGTCAcattgaaatgtccttgtttttgaaagaaaagcaaattttttggtcattaatataacatcaaattgatcagaaatacagtgcagacattgttaatgttgtaaatgaccattgtagctggaaacggcagattttttaatggaatatctacgtaggcgtacagaggcccatttatcagcaaccatcactcctgtgttccaatggcacgttgtgttcgctaatccaagtttatcattttaaaaggctaattgatcattagaaaacccttttggaattatgttagcacagctgaaaactgttgtgctgattaaagaagcaataaaactggccttctttagactagttgagtatttggatcatcagcatttgtgggttcgattacaggctcaaaatagacagaaacaaagacctttctcctgaaacttgtcagtctattcttattctgagaaatgaaggctattccatgcgagaaattgccaagaaactgaagatctcgtacagcgctgtgtactagtcccttcacagaacagcacaaactggctctaatcagaatagaaagaggagttggaggccccggtgcagaactgagcaagaggacaagtacattagagtgtctagtttgagagtttgagaaacagacgcctcacaagtcctcaactggcagct from Salvelinus fontinalis isolate EN_2023a chromosome 18, ASM2944872v1, whole genome shotgun sequence carries:
- the LOC129815965 gene encoding neuromedin-U receptor 2-like, coding for MEKYCLDSLSNISEQHGMFCNITFLNVTGNDTGTKSIEDKLLEVLGPKRSPVFLPISLVYLLIFLLGVSGNLLTCTVISKHKKMCTPTNLYLFSLAVSDLLVLFFGMPLEIYDLCQNYPFPFGEGVCYFKIFLFETVCFASILNVTVLSVERYIAVVHPLKTRYVATNKHAKHVISAVWVLSLVCAIPNTSLHGIYYLNLPEKVAESAICSLIGSPWIYNLVILITTACFYIVPVTVISGLYLGIGIKLGRERHLSRGTMRKNCSTNISWVIHVERVRRRQVTKMLAVVVLVFAICWAPFHIDRLLWSCIMQWSVWTDLNQAVYQCVHLLSGILFYLSSAVNPVIYNLLSTRFRECFWDLVCTHTEDTTAGKDSTPSAKILLVPSGPVPKIQARPSDHNSLTPLLSPTGNTEITTLTSKHSCVVDSDFTATAF